Part of the Nicotiana sylvestris chromosome 2, ASM39365v2, whole genome shotgun sequence genome, GTAAAATCTAAaacaaagggaaaaaagaaacagTCAAAACAGACATCTACTGTCCCAGCCAATGGAGTACAAACAAGAAGAACACTGTCCAAACCCAAAATCATTTAATGGATGCAATTATATGGAATATCAGGTCAGTAAATACAATGCAAGCATTTGAAAGATTGGTTACAATGCACAGAAAACATCACTTTGAGTTCATAGGAATCCTTGAGACTATGCAACAGTAAAACAAAATGGAGAGGTATAGAGCAAGAATTGGGTTGGCACAGGCTGTGGTGAATGTATCAAACAAGATTTGGGCTTTTATTGATGAAATATTTGAGGTTACTATTTGAATAACATGACTCAACAACTGACTTTGAGATGAACGAACACTGAAACGCATGTTGAGCTCATCCTTACTCTAGTTTATGCCAAATGTGATCGCATTGAAAGAATTGAACTATGGGATACTTTGTATGCAATGGCATCAGATATGACAGTACCATGGCTAGTTGGAGGCGACTTTAATATGATATGGGATGAGGAAGAAAAATTTGGAGGCTTACCAGTTTCTCTCATTGAAGTAGATGACTTTAGGCACTGCATCAATACCTGCAACTTGACAGACTTGGGATTTAAAGGAATcatatttacatggtggaatggaagATCAGAGGAAgactatatttttaaaagattggATAGATGTTTGGGCAATCATGAATTGCAACAGACTTTTCCTGGATTGGAGGTAACTCACCTGTCCAAAATTGGGTCTGATCATTGCCCAATGCTGCTGAAATGTGATATAGAAACTCCTCCAATTAAAAAGTCATTCAGATTTCTTAACTTCTGGACTAAGCATGAAACCTTCAAAGATTTAGTAAAGGAGAATTGGAATGCTGATTTTAGTGCTAACCCTTTCTGCATTTTTAACTACAAGTTAAAGAATCTTAAGGAAGCACTATCTATCTGGAGCAGAGCTACATATGGGGATATATTCCAGAAGATTTCAAGCCTTGAGGAGGTAGTCCTGGTTCATGAAAAACATTTTGAAGTCAATCCTACACAGATGAATTTACAAAGATTACAACAGGTACAAGCTGATAATATCTTGCATTAGAGGAAGAATTTTGGAGACAAAAAGCTGGCATGTTATGGTTCAAAGATGGCGATAGAAACACTAAATTCTTCCATGCTCAAGTTAATGGGAGAAGGAAGAGACTGAAATTATCAAGGATCCAGAATAGCCTTGGTAACTGGATTGAAGAAGATCACTTAATAGCAGAAGAAGCAATAAGTTTCTACAAGGATCAATTTACTGAGAGTGCAGTCCCAAAAGATTTTGATATTCTAAATCATGTGCCTTCAATGGTAGATAGGGATCAGCATGAAAGATTGATGGTATTGCCTTCCAATGAAAAATTGAAGAGAGCAGTTATGGGGTTGAATGAGGACTCAGCTGGTGGACCGGATGGTTTCACTGGAGCATTTTACCAAACATGCTGGGAAATTATTGAAGAAGATGTTGTCCAAATGGTCAAGGCTTTCTTTTGCGGTCAGCGGCTGCCAAAGAGTGTTACGCACACAAACCTAATTTTattaccaaagaaaaaagaagttatgaCCTTTGCAGACATGAGACCAATCAGTCTTAGTAACTTTGTTAACAAGATTTTCTCTAGGGTTATTCATGAGAGGTTGGTTGAATTACCACCAAACATAATCTCAGAGGAACAGACGGGTTTTATGAAGGGCAGGAGCATAGTTGAGAACGTACTATTAACTCAAGAAATCATTACGGATATCAGGTTGAGAACAAAAGCAGGTCCTAACATTGTGATTAAGCTTGATATGGAAAAAGCTTACGACAGGCTATCATGGCTATTCCTGACCAAAATAGTAAGGAAAATGGGATTTCCTGAAGCTTTTATTGGCTTGATCTTTGATTTGATTGGGAATAATTGGTACTCTGTGCTTATAAATGGTCAGCCTAATGGTTTCTTTAAATCATCGAGGGGATTTAAACAGGGTGACCCTTTGTCACCAACTCTATTTATTCTAGCAGCAGAAGCACTTTCGTGGGGTTTGAATTCACTACACACTAACCT contains:
- the LOC138884238 gene encoding uncharacterized protein, with the translated sequence MASDMTVPWLVGGDFNMIWDEEEKFGGLPVSLIEVDDFRHCINTCNLTDLGFKGIIFTWWNGRSEEDYIFKRLDRCLGNHELQQTFPGLEVTHLSKIGSDHCPMLLKCDIETPPIKKSFRFLNFWTKHETFKDLVKENWNADFSANPFCIFNYKLKNLKEALSIWSRATYGDIFQKISSLEEVVLVHEKHFEVNPTQMNLQRLQQVQADNILH